atacatctaatatttcaacacttaatatgtgacggggAGAGTATAAAAATGAAGTACTGGACCGTATACATCATTCCATGAGTTAATTAGCTGCTATCTgacgcggaagcaaattaactacttcctccgtctaacaaaagatgtcttaactttgactaaatttaaatgcatctatacattaagtcattctagatacatttaaattttgacaaagttgagacatgTGCTGTTTTTCAACATGCAAAGGACAATGTGCACTAGTCACCAGTACTGCACCCCAATCAAGAAGGTACGTTCTGTGTAGCAAGTCTTTTTTCTCTCGAAGAGGGCTGATGATTTTCAGTAACCATGACAACCGTGAAATCAATTTATATGTTTTTAAAGATCATAATGTATTCAACCTACCAAATTTATTGGTGTCTTGGTGAATGGGGCTCTCTTGTGATCAGTGGGTCACGATGATTCAATGATCGATGTGACCAAAATTAtgaagtactccgtactacggagtagctagccaagaaaagaaagaaggacaTCCATTAATCAATCCAACCAGCCCAGCACTGGAAACCCGGCCAGCTAAGGCCCTTCGAAACTAAAGTTGTATTGCGCAATTTTGGACTTCAGAATTAATGTGCAACTATCTAATTGCGCATTTGAAACCTAAATTTGTCACCACTCATTATTACTCCTAAGTGCAGCTGCACAGTTACCATTCGATCGATGTCCTAGCACGTGCAGTCCGGGCCAAGATTTCCAGCCTTTAGACGCTCCCAACAACAAACAAATTCAATCCTTTAGTTCCGAAACGGCATCAAACCTGGCCCGTGGTGGATATATAAACTGGCTTGTCCTCACATTGTATGGCAGGACCTCCAAGTGAATCAAGGAATCATAGCTTAGATGTAGATGGGAATTGGATACATCAGGACTCTCAGCAGAATGGTGGAAACGACCGCCAAGCGCGCCAAGTCTGTACGCACTTTTGTGGTGATTGCACGAAGACACGGCAATGGCCGCGTGAGCAAGCAGGAACAGCACGGTTGATCACCCATGTTACCATATAGTCCTGTGGTTCTAGTTCCTTTTGGCTCCTACAACAGTTTCTAGGTTCTGAACTATTATGCGCAGCTTCCACCATTCCATGAAGTTAAATTACCTGCTATCTTACGCGGAAGCAcgtaactagctagctaggacaAGTCTGATCAGAACATGGAAATTAAGCTAGACATGTGATGTTCAGGCTTTCAACAACGACATGCACAGGACACGGTGCGCTAGTATACTCCCATCAAGAATGCGACGTTCTGTGTACCGAATCTTTATTCCTCGAGGAGGAACATGAAATTCAGGACATTTATTGGATGAGATTTTTtattaaatatatattttttccgtCTCATCTAAGCATCGCAACTCTATATAAATATGTGTGTATTTAGACCGTGCTTTAGTGTGTAGGTACATATGTGTATCTAAACAAATTTGCGACACCTAATATGAGTCGGAgggagcattttttttaaagataaGACTTCTGATTCAATACACCCCCTCTCCTCCAACAAAAACACAAGGACGGTACAGATCAATCCGTACCCCTTCATAAAAAAGAGCATGATGGACATTAAttaatattttcttctcttttttccacCTGACTCCGAACAACATTAgatgtttttattttgccggagatttcaccgttggatcgcgacGAAATTTCACGAGCTTCTAATATAcacaattccgcacaatcccaCCGAAGGGATCAGCAAAATACTTCTTGAGCCAGCgggaaacatgcgaacaagtaGGACGTTTGTACTGTCCCGCACGGCTGTGAGAAATCCAAATAGCGCTCggtgttttgcaatttttcagAGATTCCACCATTGGATCGCGACgaaatttcacattgtagTGGTACACAAAATTCCGCACATCCTCACCGAAGGGATCGGCGAAATCTGTCTTAAGGCAGCGGGGAACATGTGAACAATTTGGACGTTTGTGCTGTCTCGCAGGGTTGCgagaaattcaaacaacactcggtgttttcaagttttctggagattccaccgttggatcgcgacGAAATTTACACTGTGGtagtagacaaaattccgcacaatcGCTCCAAAGGGATCGTTGAAATAATGATTGGATCAACaggaaacatgcgaacaaaTCAGACATTCGTGCTGTGACGCACGGCCGCGAGGAATCCGAACAACACTTGGTGTTTTGGAGTTGACCGGAGATTTCACCGTCGAATCGAAATGAAATTTCACACCGTGATAGTAGACACAATTTCCCACAATCTCACCGATGGGATTGTCGAAATAATACTTTAGACTGCAGATACTTTGCAAGAGAGAAAGGAGgcgggagaaagaaaaagattagtCAAAAggacagaaaaagaaatagaagaaaaaaaacgtgaAAAGACCATTCTATCCTTCTGAGTTTGGGAGAGGGTTGTATTGAATTAGGCCTCTAAAGATAATTATGTGTTAAACCTACCTGATTTCGCAAGTACAAACATATATAGTGCAGTGGATAGAACTATCTCTTCTAATCAGCGGATCACAGTGGATCGATCATGTAGGTGAAAGTTACGAAGTAGGCGAAGAAACATGAAAGAAGGGCATGCCATTAATCAATCCAACCAGCCAGCAGTACTGGAAACCCAGCTAGAATCCCTTCAATCTTGCCAATTGGACATTTCCAGAACTGAAGCTGTACTGTGCAATTTTAGGCTGTAGAACGTGCCAACCAGTTGCACTCGATCGATGTCCTAGCACGTGCAGTCTCGGCCAAGATTTCCAGCCTTAGATGCTCCCAACAGCAAACAAATTCAATCCTTTAGTTCCGAAACGGCATCAAACCTGGCCCGTGGTGGATATATAAACTGGCTTGTCCTCACATTGTATGGCAGGACCTGGCCCGTGGATATAAAGTGGCTTGTTCTCGGCTTCTCGCATCGTATGGCACAACCTTCAATTGAATCGAGGATCGTAATGTTGGAAACGGATGGGTGTATGTAGTGGTTCGATAGCTTAGATGTAGATGGGAATTGGATACGTCAGGCATCTGTGTACCAGAAAGCACGATCAAGGACGTACTCTCAGCTCCGTTCTCCTAGTGTGATTGGCTTTGCGGCAAGTTCTGCTAGTGTGGGTGGCAAACTTGTTTGTTCGTTCTTTCTCATATCTTCTGTCCTGATCTCTTTGAAGTACCCACTCCATTTCACAATGTATGGAGTACTGTGCTAAACCAATACACTGAAAACATATTTTCATTTGTAATAATATTTGATATTATTGTTTTAAAAGTGCTAGGCCGTGCTAGGCCATGTGCTGCACATACATGGCGCAAAAGAGGAGTTAGTGACAGCAACAAAAATCTTCACAAACACTGAAGTACTGAATTGAGAAAGCAGGGTTTTCAACCCAACCCCAGCAAAATGCTATAATTTGCTCGTCTGCAGATGAAAATGGGTGTGCAGCCGAGGGGAGAATTAAACTAGCCAATAGTACAACAAAATTGTCATGTTTGACTTCATAGAGAGCAACTCTTCCTCGGTCACCTTTTTCCACAAGCCATCAACTAGTAACAGCTATCACAAAGACAAAGTGCAGAGATGAAAACAGCTCCTGCTGCACAAACGAGATACTATGATAACTTTCAGTGAAAATGTCGCTTTTACGAACCATATTCGTAAAGGCCATCAAGCTCTGGAAAAGTTGAGACAGGCCCTGGAGGACAAACTATGAACTCCAGTTAGTTACCTTCAGTAAACAGTACCTGAATATAGTAACAACCTTTAACAATCGCATGCTTGGTGAACTGTGGTCGCAGGAAATGGATCAGTGGCTTCATGATTTAGATGCAACTTCATCATATTCAAATCAAAATATAGTACAAACTGAAttagaaataaatatgaaCACTAACTGCAAACAATTTACCAATCATTAGCAGAAGAAAACTACCATTCTATCAAGAATCATACAGTGAGAGTGATCAAAATACAGCCCCGTAGAAATTGAATTGCCAGCGCACCAACACAATATTCACATTGTATGTCAACAAAATCCAAAGAGATAGTATTCAATATATCCATAAAAATCCATTTGAGACCAAGGATGCGAAAATGGTGGTAACTGGTAAGTGCTAACCAACTTTTAGTCAATGCTTTCAGATCACTCAATTGGCGGATGTCCCAGTATTCTTCTTACTCATCGACATCCCAACTCAGCTCCTCATCATCTTCAACAGAATTCAGCCGTTTTCGGATATCTTCCGCCTTGCTAGTAGAGCTTGACCGTGGGCTCGCCCCTTTCTTCTCATCTTGATCGCCTACATCCTCAATCTCCTCCCAGCTGATATCTTCCTCCAGCATTGATGGCTGAGACACCACTGAAAGATCACTCTCCTTAGATGAGTCACTGGGTTCAGTCTTCTCTTCCCGACCTGTGACACTGCTTGGCGTTGGTATCAATGCCTCACCATTGTGTTCACCACTATCATCATTTCTAGCTGCCAAAGGTGTCTCCTTATCTTCAACCACAATTTCTCCATCCACTGCTGTTTGTTTTCCATGACCTTTTGCTTCATGGCTAACAGGCTGATCAATTTGCTCCTCTTTCTTATCTACTGTGGTGTCCGCGTCTTCTTTGCGATCACCATTActatcctcctcctcatcatcaacCTCCCAGCTAAGctcttcctcatcctccttCGACATGGCCCTGCTAACCAGTTTTGTACGAACATCCTCTGCCTGCCTGAGCTTGTCAACGGCAAAGAAATACCTGCACCAGAAGGTATCATAGGCTACCACTGAGGGCACAAGCCTTTCCACGAAGCTCTCCAGCCCAGGGCTCTCCCTGAGCACCCCATCGATCTCCTCTTTTCTCTCATCCAGGTTGAATGCCTCTTGCCACCTGGTGAATCCTTCGGCATCCTCAGGCTCCTCGGTGAATGTGGTAGGGTCGGCACGGAGCGCCAGAACCTGCGCCTCAAAACGGGTGTACTTCTTCGACGGAAGGGACGAACGCCAAGAGGCACCGGAGGCAGAGTCAGAGGGTTGGGAAGAGCGGTCCCCATCCCCTTCTTCACCCTCGGCATCAACGGATCGGAGCGCCTCGTTGGCgtgggagaggaggccggcagcggcggccccAAGGTCATCAACAGCCTGGCCGACGGACTCAAGTCTGTCGGAAGCGACGGAAGCACCGGCCTCGAGCGCGCCGGggagcgccgcggcggcccgcACAGCGGCCTGGCGAAGGACCGTGGTCTCGAGCCGGAGGCCGGTGCCGAGGTCCTGGAGGTCGCGGCGGTAGCCCTCGAGCACCGACTCCGACCGAGACGCGAACGTCTTCATCAATCCCCCGAAGCTCCACCCGCCGCCGGAAAAATCCCCCTCCCCCaaatcctcctccgccgccgccgcctcggttTCTTGCtcacgctcctcctcctcctcctcctccacggcctcctcctcttcccgcTGAGGCAACTCCTCCGCGAGTGTCTTGATCAGCCCACCGAAACTccacccgccgccggagccgccgccctcctcctccgcctccaccgccgccgctgccgcttcTTGCTCGCCCTCTTCGTGATCTCCCCTCTGCGCCTCCATCTCGTCGGCGAACGTCTTGATCAGACCACCGAAGCTCCACCCGCCACCGAAATCGCCTCCTCCGTCCCTCTctgccgccgacgccgcctgtTCTTCCTCGCCCTCacgctcctcttcctcttcctcgccggcggcggcggcagcgaacACGGAGTTGAAGAAATTATCCATGGGTGCCCGTGCCTGCAGACTagggtttggatttggatcTGGACTCTCGAGGCTGGATTTGGAGGCGGTGGCGTCGGGAGATAGATTTGGAGGCCTTGCCGTCGGCGACCGTTCGTTGTTTTCTCCCCTTGTGATGTGATTTAACCAGAACTCTTCGCTCTTACTATGAGCACTGGGTCCATGTACTGTGGAGCCCATCCTCAGTGACTTGTAGCTAACGTAACTGATCATTAGCAGACTGTTCGGTGGGCTGCGATTCAGGGCCAGGTGGACTCCATTTGCCACATTGGGGTTTTTCTTTGTGGAGCTGTGCCTACCTGCAGGGTCTGGATCCACTAGAGTCCGGAACAAGTGCAATAAGCATGTCATGCAGCAGTCTATAattcaagaaaaaacaatgagATTACCAAATCGTTACGGTTCAAACGTAAAATAGACGTACGCTGAATATGTTATTGTCCAGTTTTATTGAACTTGTAACATACTAAGTAATATGCATAAGAAGCTGCtgcatttcttaaaaaaactgCATACCAAGttagattattttttctgaaaacGTATGAATTCAAATgacttcaaaaataaaataaaagatagAGTAAATTATTCAAAACCACCAAATAAGCTAATTTTCTAATACATGTTTCATAACCACTGTTTCTATGGATACCAACGACTGATCATCGATTCACCACGTTTTGGCAGCAAATCTGACATGGGGTCCCACCCGAGAGATCCGACGTGGAGAACCGGTGTGATCTAGATCTGATTAGGTTGGTCCAACCCCCTCAGCCCCGCACTCTCAAACGGATGGCGACTCAGGTCGTcatcgacggcggcggttggACATCGCCGATGGCTTTATCTGTCTTCAATTTTGCTTCGTTGTAGTGTCAATGAAGATCAAGATGCATCTTAGTGTTCTCCAACTACTTTTTTATTCCCGGCTACTTCGGTGCGTTTTGTGCTTCGTCCTTTTGATGTACTATTTCTAAATTTTCTTTAATGTCCTTTCAGTGTTCTGCATATATCTTTCATAAATCAAACAAacactactgctgctgctagtaAAGTATAACAACGTACTCACTGGGTATGAGAACCCTAGTACCTATTATCGTGTCTTCGTTGGTGGATGCCACGTGTCGATGGACAGACGTCCTATGGCGGCAGTGGACATCTTTCTGCTCCTCGTGATCAACACAATAATCCGAGTCATACATCCAATCCAAACAATGTTCGACGAGAATCCCCAAAGAAATCGAACCAGACATTTCCCCCAATTCTGTTATCTAACCCCTAATACCCTGGAACTCACGACCAATCATGGGGAATTTGTTGCGGTTTGAATCATTGCTCTAGGACACATGTATTTCTAATACATGTTTCATAACAAGACCGATGTTTGGCGATGTTAGCAAATGGCTATGTCCGAGTAGAGAGTGAGGGGTCTAGAACAACCCTAGAAGTTACCGAACTCGAGCGATCCGAACTAACCGAGTTCGGATCAACTGAATTCTAGAATTTGGTACCGGTTGTCTTCTGGCAGAACAGATATTGAGAACCAAAGCTGAACAAAAGACAAATTCGAAAATTCGCGCAAAATTCATATAAATAGGGGGTTGGTTCTTCGCATTCCATCATCGCAGATCATGGCAGTTCATCATTCGTCCACATACGTAGTTCCACTACATCTACTAGTTCGCATTTACCAAAAGTTAGCTAAATTGAGGAGCAAGCacccaaaaacaaaatctcCTTGCTGGCCCCGCTGGCTTTCGGTTCCCTCGCCGGAATGCTTACTCCTCATTATCCGAGAGGATGATGACCGGGGAGCTGCCCTCACCGAAGGCGTGTAGGCCGCCGCCAGCATCCTCTCCTCCGTGGCGAGCCACTCCCTCGCCGGCGTGGGGTGGACACCGCTCGAGCTCCCCTCCCTGATGGCGTTGTAGcggcggtggagctcggccgcGAGAAGGCCCACTTCCCCCACTTGTGGGCTCCCTGCTTGCGGGCACCCTCTGACTGGCGGCGCCGGGCTTTTTCCTCGGCAACGGTGAGCCAGCCTCCGCTAAGGTTTTCGTGGCCGCAAGAAGGGATGGACAAACGTGCTCAGTGAGCGGTGGAGGAGATTGGGGGGCGCATTTTGAAGGGAGGCTA
The Brachypodium distachyon strain Bd21 chromosome 2, Brachypodium_distachyon_v3.0, whole genome shotgun sequence genome window above contains:
- the LOC100827662 gene encoding BSD domain-containing protein 1: MDNFFNSVFAAAAAGEEEEEEREGEEEQAASAAERDGGGDFGGGWSFGGLIKTFADEMEAQRGDHEEGEQEAAAAAVEAEEEGGGSGGGWSFGGLIKTLAEELPQREEEEAVEEEEEEEREQETEAAAAEEDLGEGDFSGGGWSFGGLMKTFASRSESVLEGYRRDLQDLGTGLRLETTVLRQAAVRAAAALPGALEAGASVASDRLESVGQAVDDLGAAAAGLLSHANEALRSVDAEGEEGDGDRSSQPSDSASGASWRSSLPSKKYTRFEAQVLALRADPTTFTEEPEDAEGFTRWQEAFNLDERKEEIDGVLRESPGLESFVERLVPSVVAYDTFWCRYFFAVDKLRQAEDVRTKLVSRAMSKEDEEELSWEVDDEEEDSNGDRKEDADTTVDKKEEQIDQPVSHEAKGHGKQTAVDGEIVVEDKETPLAARNDDSGEHNGEALIPTPSSVTGREEKTEPSDSSKESDLSVVSQPSMLEEDISWEEIEDVGDQDEKKGASPRSSSTSKAEDIRKRLNSVEDDEELSWDVDE